A DNA window from Acetilactobacillus jinshanensis contains the following coding sequences:
- the yajC gene encoding preprotein translocase subunit YajC, translated as MQSGTTGIIMVIILFALMYFLMIRPQKKRQRKHADLLKNLKKGDRVVTIGRMHGTIAEIDRKSGVVSLDCDGIRLIFDLRAIASVENHLNNAKQSSTASVSDDKKPAAEDKSKSNK; from the coding sequence ATGCAAAGTGGAACAACTGGAATTATAATGGTCATCATTTTGTTTGCATTGATGTACTTCTTAATGATTCGTCCTCAAAAGAAGCGTCAACGTAAACATGCTGATCTTTTAAAGAACTTAAAGAAAGGTGATCGTGTCGTTACGATTGGTCGTATGCACGGTACGATTGCTGAAATTGACCGAAAGAGTGGTGTCGTATCATTAGATTGTGACGGAATTCGTCTAATCTTTGATTTAAGAGCCATTGCATCAGTTGAAAATCATTTAAATAACGCTAAGCAGTCTAGCACGGCTTCAGTTTCAGATGATAAAAAGCCTGCTGCTGAAGATAAATCTAAGAGTAATAAGTAA